Proteins encoded in a region of the Mucilaginibacter sabulilitoris genome:
- a CDS encoding VOC family protein: MKLKYIPVFAEDAEAQIDFYTQKLGFNTANNSCFIEGEECTVLQADNLDVALVVAGKNNNNAFKSCIILNTEDCLKDYHLYKTAGVFFYATPRYLPNGLAAEFLDPGGNRFILLEERNYNLEERNYTEI, translated from the coding sequence ATGAAACTGAAATATATCCCTGTTTTTGCAGAGGACGCCGAAGCGCAAATAGATTTTTATACGCAGAAACTGGGCTTTAATACTGCTAACAACAGTTGTTTTATAGAAGGAGAGGAGTGTACCGTATTGCAGGCCGATAATCTGGATGTAGCACTTGTTGTGGCAGGTAAAAACAATAATAATGCTTTTAAAAGCTGTATTATATTAAATACTGAAGATTGTTTAAAGGACTATCATTTATATAAAACAGCGGGTGTGTTTTTTTACGCAACCCCACGGTACCTGCCTAATGGTCTTGCAGCAGAATTTTTGGACCCTGGAGGCAACCGGTTTATTTTATTAGAAGAAAGAAATTATAACTTAGAAGAAAGGAATTATACCGAAATCTAA
- a CDS encoding AraC family transcriptional regulator yields MMDYSKTLRNNNKIYSRTSSQKQNQQYNSDFSLRFVFSGNERYDIGKRHLSIYPDSFLILNKGTQYSTDTDSDIPVQSFSINFDQQFLEDFKEYWAFSDNRLLNKGNYKLKHDQEFDETIYPFSGDIMYNVYHLKQHLDSGMNDELLINEYLHHCLINYFSIYNEEILKKAEKLHFLNTSTKIEILRRLNLAKEYLYSNYNQNISLDDLAEHSCLSVNHLLRTFKQAFNLTPHQFLIQLRLKRAQLLLKSTSYPINEVVNLIGFECPSSFIRLFKTHYNITPLKYRQTA; encoded by the coding sequence ATGATGGATTATTCAAAAACATTGCGGAATAATAACAAAATATACAGCCGCACCAGCAGCCAAAAGCAAAATCAGCAGTATAATTCTGATTTTAGCCTGAGATTTGTTTTTTCTGGAAACGAACGTTATGATATCGGCAAACGACATTTATCTATATACCCCGATTCCTTTTTGATATTGAACAAGGGTACACAATACTCAACCGATACCGATTCAGATATCCCTGTACAATCATTCAGCATTAATTTTGATCAGCAATTTTTAGAAGATTTTAAAGAATACTGGGCATTTAGTGATAACAGATTGCTAAACAAAGGCAACTATAAACTAAAACATGATCAGGAATTTGATGAAACCATTTATCCGTTTAGCGGCGATATCATGTATAATGTATATCACCTTAAACAACATCTGGATAGCGGAATGAATGATGAATTGTTGATAAATGAATATTTACATCACTGCCTTATCAACTATTTCAGTATTTATAACGAAGAGATATTAAAGAAAGCCGAAAAGCTCCATTTTTTAAATACAAGCACAAAAATTGAAATTTTGCGAAGACTTAACCTGGCTAAGGAATATCTGTATAGTAATTATAACCAGAACATAAGTCTTGATGATCTTGCTGAGCATTCATGCCTTTCGGTTAATCACCTTTTGCGAACATTTAAACAGGCATTTAATTTAACACCGCATCAATTTTTAATACAGTTGCGTTTAAAAAGGGCTCAGTTACTATTAAAAAGTACATCTTATCCAATCAACGAAGTAGTAAACCTTATTGGTTTTGAATGCCCGAGCTCTTTTATCAGGCTATTTAAAACGCATTATAATATTACTCCTTTAAAATACAGACAAACCGCCTGA
- a CDS encoding SusC/RagA family TonB-linked outer membrane protein has translation MKHKLLKIFMVCFFCTASMAFAQNKTITGTVTSKDDGLPIPGVTVKIKGSNLGAQTSNDGKYSIAAGDGTTLVFSFIGYAQQEVVVTKNIINVILVTDSKQLGEIVVTGLGINKAKKTLGYAQTTVKNEDINRSASINALGGLQGKIAGVNISNVSGTSGGSTKIILRGYTSLSGSNAPLYVIDGVPLNNARAGSDDNFDFGNNANDIDPNSIDNISFLKGSAASAIYGSRGSNGVVVITTKKGKAGAPVVSFSSAATVTDVAFVYKPQSEFGQGWDGHFVLGENGNWGPKYNGLTQPWGAVVDNTQLIRPFSFIESNVRDAFDRGLELNNNISIAGGTDASTYLISYNNIHSNGVLPGPADKFNRNNFSFRGTTTYKKFSADVSMNYVSKVGNFVATGQGPTGIGTTFYENILQIPGNIPIKDLRDYKNKYFNVDNYYTPFAENPFWNLNENGSRSKSDRFYGNINLNYKATDWLTINFQQGADVTNAGAKIWYNSNYPLPGSWVGGANTEGAVRKPDVGSVEEDNNQNFEYDTKLQALFNKKFSSDFDINGLIGANYNDRGSREHISTIEGLAVPGFFNLSNSSNKPTATETELHQRLIGFYGQATLGFRDYLYLTVTGRNDITSTLATGNNSYFYPGANVAYVLSQALGFTNKTVSYVKLRGSYGETGSDTDPYQIYNTLRQTNSPLGFGNLLFPFNGVAGFSINNTLFTTGLKPERVKDYELGGEFRFLDDRIGLDFTYYHKIRKDQILNVPIAPSTGYSSQLINFGEVAEHGYEVAFNATPVKTSWVKWDFNYTFSRNRSIVKSLPPGLDKVILQTDGYGGQFVAIAGQPLGLLQAPVPAYDPQGHIIVDSQGYPVAAPENGTYGNFQHDFVMGFNNTIRVKDFALGFTLEWDKGGKFYSGTADLFNFVGADPKTTYNDRNPFIVPNSVQRVLDAGGNVIGYTENTTQITEANNDDYYYTTSNKALAWSRDILDRSFVKLREVTLTYSLPKTFLRKLGASNATVGVFGKNLITWLPSGNHVVDPEVSNYGTDLASEYGEFRTAPPLRYYGASLKVTF, from the coding sequence ATGAAGCACAAATTACTTAAAATTTTCATGGTTTGCTTTTTCTGCACGGCTTCAATGGCCTTCGCGCAAAATAAAACCATAACAGGTACTGTTACTTCAAAGGATGATGGTTTGCCAATTCCCGGAGTAACGGTAAAAATTAAAGGTTCCAATCTGGGAGCCCAAACCAGTAATGATGGTAAATATTCCATAGCCGCGGGCGATGGTACAACACTGGTATTCTCATTTATTGGGTATGCTCAACAAGAGGTAGTTGTTACCAAAAACATTATCAACGTTATACTAGTAACAGATAGTAAGCAATTAGGCGAAATTGTAGTTACCGGCTTAGGTATCAACAAAGCGAAAAAAACTTTGGGATACGCGCAAACTACTGTGAAAAATGAAGACATCAACCGTTCGGCTTCTATCAATGCACTTGGCGGTTTACAGGGAAAAATTGCCGGTGTTAACATTTCAAACGTATCTGGTACTTCCGGCGGTTCAACCAAAATTATTTTACGTGGTTATACGTCACTAAGCGGATCAAACGCTCCGTTATATGTAATTGATGGTGTGCCTTTGAATAACGCACGTGCTGGCTCAGATGATAACTTTGACTTTGGTAACAACGCCAATGACATCGACCCTAACTCTATTGACAATATATCGTTCCTGAAAGGATCTGCCGCATCTGCCATATACGGTTCACGTGGTTCAAACGGTGTTGTGGTAATTACTACCAAAAAAGGTAAAGCCGGAGCGCCTGTTGTTAGCTTTTCGTCAGCAGCTACAGTAACAGATGTTGCTTTTGTTTACAAACCACAGAGTGAATTTGGACAAGGTTGGGATGGTCACTTTGTATTGGGCGAAAACGGAAACTGGGGTCCTAAATATAATGGTTTAACACAGCCATGGGGCGCTGTTGTTGACAATACACAGTTGATCAGGCCTTTTTCATTTATTGAAAGTAACGTAAGAGATGCTTTTGATCGCGGGTTAGAGTTAAACAACAATATCTCTATTGCCGGTGGTACTGATGCTTCTACCTATTTAATATCATATAACAACATTCACTCAAACGGTGTTTTACCCGGCCCGGCCGATAAATTTAACAGGAACAATTTCTCTTTTAGGGGAACTACTACCTACAAAAAATTCTCTGCTGACGTATCTATGAATTATGTATCTAAGGTTGGAAACTTTGTTGCAACAGGCCAGGGCCCAACCGGTATAGGTACAACATTTTATGAAAATATTTTACAAATCCCCGGTAATATTCCAATCAAGGATCTAAGGGATTATAAAAATAAATATTTTAACGTAGATAATTACTATACTCCATTTGCCGAAAACCCTTTTTGGAACTTAAACGAAAATGGCAGCCGTAGCAAAAGCGACCGTTTTTACGGCAACATCAACTTAAATTATAAAGCTACTGACTGGTTGACCATTAATTTCCAGCAGGGTGCCGATGTAACTAACGCTGGTGCCAAAATATGGTATAACTCAAACTACCCTCTTCCTGGTAGCTGGGTTGGCGGTGCCAACACCGAAGGCGCTGTAAGAAAACCAGATGTTGGTAGCGTTGAAGAAGATAACAACCAAAACTTTGAGTACGATACCAAATTACAGGCGCTGTTTAATAAAAAATTCAGTTCTGATTTTGATATCAATGGTTTGATTGGTGCTAACTACAATGATCGTGGTTCAAGAGAGCATATTTCAACTATCGAAGGTTTAGCCGTACCGGGCTTTTTTAACTTATCAAACAGCTCTAATAAACCAACTGCTACAGAAACAGAATTGCATCAGCGTTTAATAGGCTTTTATGGACAGGCAACATTAGGTTTCAGAGATTATTTATATTTAACTGTAACAGGCCGTAATGATATTACATCAACGCTGGCAACAGGTAACAATAGCTATTTTTATCCTGGAGCAAACGTAGCTTACGTATTGTCACAAGCGCTTGGTTTTACCAACAAAACAGTAAGTTATGTTAAGTTAAGAGGTAGCTACGGTGAAACAGGTAGTGATACAGACCCCTACCAGATATATAACACTTTGAGGCAGACTAATTCGCCTTTGGGTTTTGGTAATCTATTATTTCCATTTAATGGGGTAGCGGGTTTCAGTATCAACAACACCTTATTTACTACAGGGTTAAAGCCTGAACGTGTAAAAGATTATGAGCTTGGTGGTGAGTTCAGATTTTTAGATGACCGTATTGGGTTAGATTTTACTTATTACCACAAGATACGTAAAGACCAGATTCTAAATGTGCCGATTGCACCTTCAACAGGTTATTCAAGTCAATTAATAAACTTTGGTGAAGTTGCCGAACATGGTTATGAGGTAGCGTTTAATGCAACTCCTGTGAAAACCTCATGGGTTAAATGGGATTTTAACTATACCTTTTCACGCAACAGAAGTATTGTAAAATCGCTTCCTCCGGGATTAGACAAAGTTATACTGCAAACAGACGGTTATGGTGGCCAGTTTGTTGCAATTGCTGGTCAGCCGCTTGGCTTATTACAGGCACCTGTTCCTGCTTATGATCCTCAGGGCCATATTATTGTTGACAGTCAGGGTTATCCTGTTGCAGCTCCTGAAAATGGCACCTATGGTAACTTCCAGCATGATTTTGTGATGGGCTTTAACAACACCATCCGCGTAAAGGACTTTGCTTTAGGCTTTACTTTAGAGTGGGATAAAGGCGGTAAATTTTATTCCGGAACAGCCGATTTGTTTAACTTTGTTGGTGCAGATCCTAAAACTACTTACAATGACCGTAATCCGTTCATCGTTCCAAACTCTGTTCAAAGGGTTTTGGATGCCGGAGGTAATGTAATTGGTTACACAGAAAACACCACACAAATAACCGAAGCTAACAACGACGATTACTATTATACAACATCAAACAAAGCGTTAGCGTGGTCAAGAGACATATTAGACAGAAGCTTTGTTAAATTAAGGGAGGTAACTTTGACCTATAGCCTGCCCAAAACGTTCCTCAGAAAACTGGGAGCATCAAATGCTACAGTGGGCGTATTTGGTAAAAACTTAATTACCTGGCTTCCTTCAGGTAATCATGTTGTGGATCCGGAAGTATCTAACTACGGAACTGATCTGGCGAGTGAGTACGGAGAGTTCAGAACAGCTCCACCATTAAGGTATTATGGTGCTTCACTAAAAGTTACATTTTAA
- a CDS encoding SusD/RagB family nutrient-binding outer membrane lipoprotein gives MKNRNIKIKSIFFVLAATSLSFGCSKINDINRSPNNPPIELATAQVLFPSGVMSTAGQVGGELDIIGGIWSQYWTQSPIANQFKTIDSYNLQRQDFNGGYNELFAGALADYQLAITKAKDAKLYNFYLMSTVMKAYTYEVLVDLYDQVPYTEAFQGAAKLNPKFDDGFTIYKGLIAEINAALATDYKGAPFVGNDAKADFLFGGNMDNWRQFANTLKLKMYLRMVNTHAADAEAGIRALYAANADFLTIDAGVNLFIDATDQRNPIYAYTVFNLGGNDLRASKTLSSWLIENNDPRAVVYFGTANPISVDQGNYTAPQSAQPTYYSATAPAFKATDPVYFLTAAESHFLQAEAGARYGVTAAGTAFNAGVKAAFDQYDLTAPATAAYTYPNGTLQANLKAIIYQKWASFPNSHALEGFFDQQRTGYPELSTVYSLDANYIPGQWVYSKNGVTGGRLPKRLVFPDSERSRNSSTPAEVPITTPVWWGQPNK, from the coding sequence ATGAAAAATAGAAATATAAAAATTAAATCAATATTCTTTGTACTGGCTGCCACGTCGTTGTCATTTGGCTGCAGTAAAATAAATGATATAAACAGAAGCCCAAACAACCCGCCTATTGAACTGGCCACAGCTCAGGTTTTATTTCCGTCGGGAGTGATGTCGACAGCGGGCCAGGTAGGGGGCGAACTGGATATTATTGGTGGTATATGGTCACAGTACTGGACACAGTCGCCCATTGCCAACCAGTTTAAAACCATTGATTCATACAACCTGCAAAGACAGGATTTTAATGGCGGCTATAACGAATTATTTGCCGGTGCACTGGCCGATTACCAGTTAGCCATTACTAAAGCAAAAGATGCCAAACTGTACAATTTTTATTTAATGAGTACAGTGATGAAAGCGTATACTTATGAAGTGCTTGTTGATTTGTATGATCAGGTGCCATATACTGAAGCTTTCCAGGGCGCTGCTAAGTTAAACCCTAAATTTGATGATGGGTTTACCATTTACAAAGGTTTGATAGCTGAAATAAACGCCGCTTTGGCAACGGATTATAAAGGTGCCCCATTTGTAGGAAACGATGCGAAAGCCGACTTTTTGTTCGGGGGAAATATGGACAATTGGCGACAGTTTGCCAATACGCTGAAGTTAAAAATGTATTTGCGTATGGTAAACACACATGCTGCCGATGCAGAAGCAGGTATTAGAGCGTTGTATGCAGCTAATGCCGATTTCTTAACTATTGACGCGGGGGTTAACTTGTTTATCGATGCTACAGATCAAAGAAACCCTATTTATGCATATACTGTGTTTAATTTAGGTGGAAATGATTTGCGCGCAAGTAAGACGCTGTCAAGCTGGTTAATTGAAAACAATGATCCGCGTGCAGTAGTGTATTTTGGAACAGCCAACCCAATTTCTGTTGACCAGGGTAACTATACTGCTCCTCAATCTGCGCAGCCAACTTATTATTCAGCAACTGCGCCAGCATTTAAAGCAACCGACCCAGTTTATTTTCTTACAGCGGCAGAATCACATTTCTTACAGGCCGAAGCCGGTGCACGTTATGGTGTTACCGCTGCAGGTACAGCATTTAACGCAGGTGTGAAGGCTGCTTTTGACCAATATGATTTAACTGCGCCGGCAACTGCTGCATATACTTATCCTAATGGTACGCTTCAAGCTAATTTGAAAGCCATTATTTATCAAAAATGGGCCTCATTTCCTAACTCACACGCATTGGAAGGTTTCTTTGATCAGCAGCGTACAGGTTATCCGGAGCTTTCTACTGTATATTCTCTTGACGCAAATTATATCCCTGGTCAATGGGTGTATTCAAAAAATGGTGTAACAGGTGGCCGGCTTCCTAAGCGTTTGGTTTTCCCAGACTCAGAACGCAGCAGAAACTCAAGCACACCAGCCGAAGTTCCAATTACTACGCCAGTATGGTGGGGGCAGCCAAATAAATAA
- a CDS encoding immunoglobulin-like domain-containing protein, protein MKRYINYLAIITISSILLTACNKDNFNYKTGYVGSSKITNYAVFTLKGATTVSGVNYTTVAKGGTYTEPGVEAKAGSATLKVTTKGTVNTNTPGIYVITYSATNDDGFDATAQRFVVVYSTDASAAANNFAGNYARNTNGSVAVWTKLAPGTYAVNNPGGAPGTNLTVVVFNNTGNSVFIPEQVSNDGSVTSSDGETSTPGAGGTLAQYTMVIVNPGYGTAPRTFIKQ, encoded by the coding sequence ATGAAAAGATATATAAATTATTTGGCCATCATAACAATATCGAGCATATTGTTAACAGCCTGCAATAAAGATAATTTTAATTATAAAACAGGATATGTTGGTAGTTCAAAAATTACAAACTATGCTGTGTTTACGTTAAAAGGCGCTACGACAGTGAGTGGTGTAAACTATACCACTGTTGCCAAAGGGGGTACGTATACAGAGCCAGGAGTAGAGGCTAAAGCCGGCTCAGCAACCTTAAAGGTTACAACCAAAGGCACGGTAAACACCAATACACCCGGCATATACGTTATCACCTACAGCGCAACAAACGACGATGGATTTGATGCAACAGCTCAAAGGTTTGTGGTAGTATACTCAACAGACGCATCAGCTGCTGCGAATAATTTTGCCGGCAACTACGCCAGAAATACCAATGGCTCGGTAGCAGTTTGGACAAAGCTTGCTCCCGGTACCTATGCGGTAAATAACCCTGGTGGTGCACCTGGTACAAACCTTACCGTAGTCGTGTTTAACAATACAGGTAACAGCGTGTTTATTCCTGAACAAGTATCAAACGATGGCTCTGTAACCAGCTCAGACGGTGAAACAAGCACTCCGGGTGCCGGTGGCACGTTAGCCCAGTACACCATGGTGATAGTTAACCCCGGATACGGAACAGCTCCAAGAACGTTTATAAAACAATAA
- a CDS encoding lipid-binding protein, which yields MKKLNTILYALILLFVVTAFTSCQKDEKIGGTQVQSLAGEFWIKLDGGKGDFGNDYYTIFTYNTASNRADSLWFDDGYDASTGVPFWQIKGKLHADVPNLTFSGKDVANQYYESTFTVRNAKIIPKAATAPGTKLKTDSIYFEISFSDDADPSVFHKAGGYARTRFDADDHY from the coding sequence ATGAAAAAATTAAATACCATATTATATGCACTGATACTATTGTTTGTAGTAACTGCATTTACGTCCTGCCAAAAGGATGAAAAAATAGGAGGTACCCAGGTTCAATCTCTTGCGGGAGAATTTTGGATAAAGCTGGATGGTGGCAAAGGTGATTTTGGGAATGATTATTACACCATTTTTACTTACAATACTGCATCAAACAGAGCTGATAGCTTATGGTTTGATGACGGATACGATGCCTCAACAGGTGTGCCTTTCTGGCAAATTAAAGGTAAACTGCATGCTGATGTACCTAATCTTACCTTTTCAGGTAAAGATGTTGCCAATCAGTACTACGAAAGTACATTTACCGTTAGAAATGCTAAAATTATCCCTAAAGCGGCAACGGCTCCTGGTACCAAGCTAAAAACAGATTCAATTTATTTTGAAATATCATTTAGCGATGATGCTGATCCTTCAGTGTTTCATAAAGCCGGAGGCTACGCCAGAACCCGCTTTGATGCAGATGATCATTATTAA
- a CDS encoding FUSC family membrane protein, which yields MNINTREIKSFFYSQYFSDGLRISAGILLPSLVLLEFNQFDLGLTLSLGALCICVIDSPGPVSHKRNSMAIGNLCLFLVAAITGFARLNIFTLGLEITLFSFLFSMFTVYGNRAASVGTCSLLIMIFMMDKALPASGVLGYSAIILAGGIWYMLFSIVFFGIRPYRAAQQALGENVADIAKFLRIKADFYLIDTDIDENYRKLVSRQIQVSQHQDAVRELLFKSRLLVRESTAASRLLVLTFVDLVDMFEQIMATHYDYGYIREKFKDTGILNEIARILHHMADELDDIAYLILSNTKHKHLKDFNIELEKLKLKIDDIGKNNQETSTLVLKKILINLRALSESINNIYVYYNSKTASKSTEVRGDIEYSQFVTHQDYTPHIFFDNLTFESGVFKHALRVALVCLVGFITAKTIAQGHHSYWVLLTIIVILKPGFSLSKQRNYQRLIGTIGGGTIGILILSFIPNVTVQFIFLMIFMIGAYSFQRLNYVVSVIFTTPFVLILFKFLGVGLLNIAQERIIDTLIGSSIAFIASYIIFPTWEFEQIQETLRDVIVANINYLITIAESLSGKVTGTTMYKLARKEVYVKSANLSAAFERMTSEPKSKQRKVKDVHKFVVLNHILSSYIANIASGLVKKETLQPHAEALKLVKKSISVLNESNKKLAGPGIEFNIGKPVAAINIEKPELLAEDNLLKEQLGFINKISYDIAKITDNILQ from the coding sequence CGTTGGTGTTGTTAGAGTTTAACCAGTTTGACCTAGGCCTTACCTTATCATTGGGGGCGCTTTGTATTTGTGTTATTGACAGCCCCGGCCCGGTAAGCCACAAGCGTAACTCCATGGCAATTGGTAATTTATGCCTTTTCCTGGTGGCGGCTATTACAGGCTTTGCCCGGCTTAATATTTTCACCCTGGGGCTGGAAATCACACTGTTCTCATTCCTTTTTTCCATGTTCACCGTTTATGGTAACCGGGCGGCATCGGTGGGTACCTGTTCGCTACTCATTATGATATTTATGATGGACAAGGCATTACCTGCCAGCGGCGTACTTGGCTATAGCGCTATTATTTTAGCAGGTGGTATATGGTATATGCTGTTCAGTATTGTGTTTTTTGGCATAAGGCCTTACCGAGCGGCGCAGCAGGCGCTGGGCGAAAACGTAGCCGATATTGCCAAATTTTTGCGTATCAAGGCCGATTTTTATTTGATAGATACCGACATTGACGAAAATTACCGGAAACTGGTATCCCGGCAGATACAGGTGAGCCAGCACCAGGACGCAGTGCGCGAACTGTTGTTTAAAAGCAGGTTGCTGGTAAGGGAATCAACCGCGGCCAGCAGGCTGCTGGTACTCACGTTTGTTGATCTGGTTGATATGTTTGAACAGATCATGGCCACACATTATGACTATGGTTATATACGTGAAAAATTTAAAGACACCGGCATACTGAATGAAATTGCCCGCATACTGCACCACATGGCCGATGAACTTGATGATATCGCTTATCTCATACTATCCAACACAAAGCACAAACACCTGAAAGATTTTAATATTGAGCTTGAAAAACTAAAGTTAAAAATTGATGACATTGGCAAAAACAATCAGGAAACAAGCACCCTGGTATTAAAAAAAATACTCATTAACCTGCGTGCGCTAAGCGAAAGCATTAATAATATATATGTTTATTACAACTCTAAAACCGCTTCTAAATCAACCGAGGTGCGGGGCGATATTGAATATTCACAGTTTGTAACGCACCAGGACTACACGCCGCATATTTTCTTTGACAACTTAACATTTGAATCGGGCGTGTTTAAACACGCATTAAGGGTAGCATTGGTTTGTTTAGTAGGTTTTATCACGGCTAAAACAATAGCACAGGGCCATCATAGTTATTGGGTATTGTTAACTATTATTGTGATCCTGAAACCAGGTTTCAGCCTTTCAAAACAACGCAATTACCAGCGCCTTATTGGTACTATAGGGGGCGGTACCATTGGTATACTTATACTAAGTTTTATACCCAATGTTACCGTTCAATTTATTTTCCTGATGATATTTATGATTGGGGCATATAGCTTTCAAAGGCTAAACTATGTGGTAAGTGTAATTTTCACTACGCCATTTGTACTTATCCTGTTTAAGTTTTTAGGAGTAGGATTGTTAAACATAGCGCAGGAGCGTATAATAGATACACTTATAGGCTCGTCTATTGCGTTTATTGCCAGCTATATTATATTCCCAACCTGGGAGTTTGAGCAAATTCAGGAGACGCTGCGCGATGTAATAGTTGCCAATATTAATTACCTGATCACTATTGCCGAAAGTCTTTCGGGTAAAGTAACAGGCACCACCATGTATAAACTGGCCCGTAAGGAAGTATATGTAAAATCGGCCAATTTATCGGCCGCATTTGAACGCATGACATCCGAACCCAAAAGCAAGCAACGCAAAGTAAAAGATGTGCATAAGTTTGTTGTACTTAACCATATCTTATCATCGTACATAGCCAATATAGCATCGGGCCTGGTTAAAAAAGAAACATTACAGCCTCACGCCGAAGCGCTTAAACTGGTTAAAAAAAGCATATCTGTTTTAAACGAAAGTAATAAAAAACTTGCCGGGCCGGGCATTGAATTTAATATAGGCAAACCTGTTGCCGCTATCAATATTGAAAAGCCTGAATTATTAGCAGAGGATAATTTGCTGAAAGAGCAACTGGGTTTTATCAATAAAATAAGCTACGATATAGCAAAAATTACCGATAATATATTGCAATGA